The following are encoded together in the Tursiops truncatus isolate mTurTru1 chromosome 10, mTurTru1.mat.Y, whole genome shotgun sequence genome:
- the SKIC2 gene encoding superkiller complex protein 2 isoform X2, with translation MMETERIVLPPPDPLDLPLRAVELGCTGRWELLNVPGAPESTLPHGLPPCAPDLQQEAEQLFLSSPAWLPLHGVEHSARKWQRKMDPWSLLATLGAPVPSDLQAQRHPTTGQILGYKEVLLENTNLSATTSLSLRRPPGPVSQSLWGNPTQYPFWPGGMDEPTITDLSTREEAEEEIDFEKDLLTVPPGFKKGVDFAPEDHPAPAPGLLSLSRLLEPLDLGGGDEDESEAVGQPGGPRRDTVSASPCSAPLARASSLENLVLQEASTAVAPPELPKPPPQEQWAIPVDVTSPVDDFYRLIPQPAFRWAFEPDVFQKQAILHLERHDSVFVAAHTSAGKTVVAEYAIALAQKHMTRTIYTSPIKALSNQKFRDFRNTFGDVGLLTGDVQLHPEASCLIMTTEILRSMLYSGSDVIRDLEWVIFDEVHYINDAERGVVWEEVLIMLPDHVSIILLSATVPNALEFADWIGRLKRRQIYVISTVARPVPLEHHLFTGNSPKTQGELFLLLDSRGTFHTKGYYAAVEARKERMSKHAQTFGAKQPTHQGGPAQDRGVYLSLLASLRTRAQLPVVVFTFSRGRCDEQASGLTSLDLTTSSEKSEIHLFLQRCLARLRGSDRQLPQVLHMSELLHRGLGVHHSGILPILKEIVEMLFSRGLVKVLFATETFAMGVNMPARTVVFDSTRKHDGSTFRDLLPGEYVQMAGRAGRRGLDPTGTVILLCKGRVPEMADLHRMMMGKPSQLQSQFRLTYTMILNLLRVDALRVEDMMKRSFSEFPSRKDSKAHEQTLAELTKRLGALEEPDVTGQLVDLPDYYSYGEELTETRSLIQRRIIESVNGLKSLSAGRVVIVKNQKHHNALGVILQVSSSSTSRVFTTLVLCDKPMSEDPQERGPASPSVPYPDDLVGFRLFLPEGPCGHTVAKLQPGDVAAITTKVLRLNGEKILEDFSKRQQPKFKKEPPSAAVTTAVQELLRLAQAHPAGPPTLDPVNDLQLKDVSVVEAGLRVRKLEELIRGAQCVHSPRFPAQYLKLRERMQIQEEMERLRFLLSDQSLLLLPEYHQRVEVLRTLGYVDEVGTVKLAGRVACAMSSHELLLTELMFDNALSALRPEEIAALLSGLVCQSPGDPSDQLPSTLKQGVERVRAVAKRIGEVQVACGLNQTVEEFVGELNFGLVEVVYEWARGMSPPYFPHSPSLSWQGSRGPPRAWWSAASNAWPRCVARFGGRPAWWASLC, from the exons CTTCCCCACGGCctccctccctgtgccccagATCTGCAGCAAGAAGCAGAGCAGTTGTTTCTGTCATCTCCCGCCTGGCTGCCTCTGCACGGTGTGGAACACTCAGCCCG AAAATGGCAGAGGAAGATGGATCCTTGGTCTCTCCTGGCCACACTGGGGGCCCCAGTCCCCTCCGACCTACAGGCCCAAAGACACCCAACCACAGGCCAGATACTAGGCTACAAGGAG GTCCTGCTAGAGAATACAAACCTGTCAGCCACGACCTCCTTGTCTCTTCGCCGGCCACCCGGGCCCGTCTCCCAGTCCCTGTGGGGGAATCCAACACAGTACCCTTTCTGGCCAG GGGGAATGGATGAGCCCACCATAACAGATCTGAGCACTCGAGAGGAGGCTGAGGAGGAGATAGACTTTGAGAAAG ACCTTCTTACTGTTCCACCCGGCTTCAAGAAAGGCGTGGACTTTGCACCAGAGG ATCACCCAGCTCCAGCTCCCGGCTTGCTCAGCCTCAGCCGTCTGCTGGAGCCCCTGGATTTGGGTGGGGGCGATGAGGATGAGAGTGAGGCAGTGGGACAGCCAGGCGGTCCCAGACGGGACACTGTTTCAGCCTCTCCCTGCAGTGCTCCCCTGGCCCGAGCAAGCAGCTTGGAGAACCTAGTGTTGCAG GAAGCGTCCACAGCTGTAGCTCCCCCAGAGCTTCCCAAGCCCCCGCCTCAGGAGCAGTGGGCCATTCCTGTGGATGTCACCTCCCCTGTCGATGATTTCTACCGACTCATTCCCCAGCCAGCCTTCCGG TGGGCGTTTGAGCCAGATGTGTTTCAGAAACAGGCCATCCTACACTTGGAACGGCATGACTCGGTCTTTGTTGCGGCTCACACATCCGCAGGGAAGACGGTTGTGGCTGAATACGCCATTGCCCTTGCCCAGAAACACATGACGCG CACCATCTATACTTCGCCCATCAAGGCTCTGAGCAACCAGAAGTTCCGGGACTTCCGAAACACATTTGGGGATGTGGGACTCCTCACCGGGGACGTGCAGCTGCACCCAGAGGCCTCCTGCCTCATTATGACAACAGAGATCCTTCG CTCCATGCTGTACAGTGGCTCGGATGTCATCCGAGACCTGGAGTGGGTCATCTTTGATGAGGTTCACTACATCAACGATGCTGAG CGTGGAGTCGTGTGGGAGGAGGTGCTCATCATGCTTCCTGACCACGTCTCCATCATCCTTCTGAGCGCTACTGTCCCCAACGCCCTTGAATTTGCTGACTGGATTGG GAGGCTGAAGCGTCGCCAGATCTACGTGATCAGCACTGTTGCTCGCCCAGTCCCCCTGGAGCATCATCTCTTCACGGGGAACAGCCCCAAGACCCAGGGGGAGCTCTTCCTGCTGCTGGACTCCCGAGGCACCTTCCACACAAAGGG gtaCTACGCGGCTGTGGAGGCCAGGAAGGAGCGGATGAGCAAACACGCCCAGACCTTTGGGGCCAAGCAGCCCACGCATCAGGGGGGGCCTGCACAG gACCGTGGCGTGTACCTGtccctcctggcctccctccgCACCCGTGCGCAGCTGCCCGTGGTGGTGTTCACCTTCTCCCGTGGCCGCTGTGATGAGCAGGCCTCGGGCCTCACCTCCCTTGACCTCACCACGAGTTCAGAGAAGAGTGAGATTCACCTCTTCCTGCAGCGCTGCCTCGCTCGCCTCCGAGGCTCTGACCGCCAGCTGCCCCAG GTTCTGCACATGTCTGAACTCCTGCACCGCGGCCTGGGTGTGCACCACAGCGGCATCCTGCCCATCCTCAAGGAGATCGTGGAGATGCTTTTCAGCCGTGGCCTGGTCAAG GTCTTGTTTGCCACGGAGACCTTCGCCATGGGTGTAAATATGCCAGCCCGGACAGTGGTGTTTGACTCCACGCGTAAGCACGATGGCTCCACCTTCCGGGACCTGCTCCCTGGGGAGTATGTGCAGATGGCGGGCCGGGCGGGCCGGAGGGGCCTGGACCCCACGGGCACCGTCATCCTGCTCTGCAAGGGCCGTGTGCCCGAGATGGCGGACCTGCACCGCATGATGATG GGGAAGCCGTCCCAGCTGCAGTCCCAGTTCCGCCTCACGTACACCATGATCCTCAACCTGCTGCGGGTGGATGCCCTCAGGGTGGAGGACATGATGAAGAGGAGCTTCTCTGAGTTTCCATCCCGCAAGGACAGTAAG GCCCATGAACAGACTCTGGCTGAGCTGACCAAGCGGCTGGGGGCCTTGGAGGAGCCTGATGTAACTGGCCAACTCGTTGACCTGCCTGACTATTACAGCTACGGGGAGGAACTGACAGAGACCCGGAGCCTGATCCAG CGACGCATCATAGAGTCTGTGAATGGGCTGAAATCTCTCTCAGCGGGAAGGGTGGTGATTGTGAAGAACCAGAAGCATCACAACGCACTGGGTGTGATCCTTCAG GTCTCCTCGAGCTCCACCAGCAGAGTATTCACGACTCTGGTCTTGTGTGATAAGCCCATGTCTGAGGACCCGCAGGAGAGGGGGCCAGCCTCCCCCAGTGTGCCCTACCCAGATGACCTCGTGGGATTCAGGCTGTTCCTGCCTGAAG GGCCCTGTGGCCACACTGTGGCCAAGCTCCAGCCAGGAGATGTGGCTGCCATCACCACCAAGGTGCTCCGGCTGAACGGGGAGAAGATCTTGGAGGACTTCAGCAAGAGGCAGCAACCAAAATTCAA GAAGGAGCCTCCCTCTGCGGCCGTGACAACTGCTGTCCAGGAACTACTACGTCTGGCTCAGGCCCACCCAGCAGGACCCCCTACCCTTGACCCTGTCAATGACCTGCAGCTCAAGGATGTGTCGGTGGTAGAGGCGGGGCTCCGGGTCCGGAAGCTGGAGGAGCTGATCCGGGGGGCTCAGTGTGTACACAGTCCCCGTTTCCCTGCCCAG TACCTGAAGCTGCGGGAGCGGATGCAGATACAGGAGGAGATGGAGCGGCTGCGCTTCCTGCTGTCGGATCAGTCGCTTCTGCTGCTCCCTGAGTACCACCAGCGAGTAGAG GTGCTCCGAACCCTGGGGTACGTAGATGAAGTGGGCACCGTGAAGCTGGCAGGGCGGGTGGCTTGTGCCATGAGCAGCCATGAGCTGCTCCTCACTGAACTCATGTTTGACAACGCGCTGAGCGCCCTTCGGCCCGAGGAGATCGCGGCCCTGCTCTCCGGCCTGGTCTGCCAGAGCCCCGGGGACCCTAGTGATCAGCTCCCAAGCACCCTTAAACAG GGGGTGGAACGTGTCCGGGCTGTGGCCAAGCGGATCGGTGAGGTGCAGGTGGCCTGTGGCTTGAACCAGACAGTGGAGGAATTTGTGGGAGAGCTGAATTTTGGCCTGGTCGAGGTTGTGTACGAGTGGGCCCGGGGCATG TCCCCACCCTACTTCCCCCACAGCCCTTCTCTGAGTTGGCAGGGCTCTCGGGGACCCCCGAGGGCCTGGTGGTCCGCTGCATCCAACGCCTGGCCGAGATGTGTCGCTCGCTTCGGGGGGCGGCCCGCCTGGTGGGCGAGCCTGTGCTAG
- the SKIC2 gene encoding superkiller complex protein 2 isoform X3 encodes MMETERIVLPPPDPLDLPLRAVELGCTGRWELLNVPGAPESTLPHGLPPCAPDLQQEAEQLFLSSPAWLPLHGVEHSARKWQRKMDPWSLLATLGAPVPSDLQAQRHPTTGQILGYKEVLLENTNLSATTSLSLRRPPGPVSQSLWGNPTQYPFWPGGMDEPTITDLSTREEAEEEIDFEKDLLTVPPGFKKGVDFAPEDHPAPAPGLLSLSRLLEPLDLGGGDEDESEAVGQPGGPRRDTVSASPCSAPLARASSLENLVLQEASTAVAPPELPKPPPQEQWAIPVDVTSPVDDFYRLIPQPAFRWAFEPDVFQKQAILHLERHDSVFVAAHTSAGKTVVAEYAIALAQKHMTRTIYTSPIKALSNQKFRDFRNTFGDVGLLTGDVQLHPEASCLIMTTEILRSMLYSGSDVIRDLEWVIFDEVHYINDAERGVVWEEVLIMLPDHVSIILLSATVPNALEFADWIGRLKRRQIYVISTVARPVPLEHHLFTGNSPKTQGELFLLLDSRGTFHTKGYYAAVEARKERMSKHAQTFGAKQPTHQGGPAQDRGVYLSLLASLRTRAQLPVVVFTFSRGRCDEQASGLTSLDLTTSSEKSEIHLFLQRCLARLRGSDRQLPQVLHMSELLHRGLGVHHSGILPILKEIVEMLFSRGLVKGKPSQLQSQFRLTYTMILNLLRVDALRVEDMMKRSFSEFPSRKDSKAHEQTLAELTKRLGALEEPDVTGQLVDLPDYYSYGEELTETRSLIQRRIIESVNGLKSLSAGRVVIVKNQKHHNALGVILQVSSSSTSRVFTTLVLCDKPMSEDPQERGPASPSVPYPDDLVGFRLFLPEGPCGHTVAKLQPGDVAAITTKVLRLNGEKILEDFSKRQQPKFKKEPPSAAVTTAVQELLRLAQAHPAGPPTLDPVNDLQLKDVSVVEAGLRVRKLEELIRGAQCVHSPRFPAQYLKLRERMQIQEEMERLRFLLSDQSLLLLPEYHQRVEVLRTLGYVDEVGTVKLAGRVACAMSSHELLLTELMFDNALSALRPEEIAALLSGLVCQSPGDPSDQLPSTLKQGVERVRAVAKRIGEVQVACGLNQTVEEFVGELNFGLVEVVYEWARGMPFSELAGLSGTPEGLVVRCIQRLAEMCRSLRGAARLVGEPVLGAKMETAATLLRRDIVFAASLYTQ; translated from the exons CTTCCCCACGGCctccctccctgtgccccagATCTGCAGCAAGAAGCAGAGCAGTTGTTTCTGTCATCTCCCGCCTGGCTGCCTCTGCACGGTGTGGAACACTCAGCCCG AAAATGGCAGAGGAAGATGGATCCTTGGTCTCTCCTGGCCACACTGGGGGCCCCAGTCCCCTCCGACCTACAGGCCCAAAGACACCCAACCACAGGCCAGATACTAGGCTACAAGGAG GTCCTGCTAGAGAATACAAACCTGTCAGCCACGACCTCCTTGTCTCTTCGCCGGCCACCCGGGCCCGTCTCCCAGTCCCTGTGGGGGAATCCAACACAGTACCCTTTCTGGCCAG GGGGAATGGATGAGCCCACCATAACAGATCTGAGCACTCGAGAGGAGGCTGAGGAGGAGATAGACTTTGAGAAAG ACCTTCTTACTGTTCCACCCGGCTTCAAGAAAGGCGTGGACTTTGCACCAGAGG ATCACCCAGCTCCAGCTCCCGGCTTGCTCAGCCTCAGCCGTCTGCTGGAGCCCCTGGATTTGGGTGGGGGCGATGAGGATGAGAGTGAGGCAGTGGGACAGCCAGGCGGTCCCAGACGGGACACTGTTTCAGCCTCTCCCTGCAGTGCTCCCCTGGCCCGAGCAAGCAGCTTGGAGAACCTAGTGTTGCAG GAAGCGTCCACAGCTGTAGCTCCCCCAGAGCTTCCCAAGCCCCCGCCTCAGGAGCAGTGGGCCATTCCTGTGGATGTCACCTCCCCTGTCGATGATTTCTACCGACTCATTCCCCAGCCAGCCTTCCGG TGGGCGTTTGAGCCAGATGTGTTTCAGAAACAGGCCATCCTACACTTGGAACGGCATGACTCGGTCTTTGTTGCGGCTCACACATCCGCAGGGAAGACGGTTGTGGCTGAATACGCCATTGCCCTTGCCCAGAAACACATGACGCG CACCATCTATACTTCGCCCATCAAGGCTCTGAGCAACCAGAAGTTCCGGGACTTCCGAAACACATTTGGGGATGTGGGACTCCTCACCGGGGACGTGCAGCTGCACCCAGAGGCCTCCTGCCTCATTATGACAACAGAGATCCTTCG CTCCATGCTGTACAGTGGCTCGGATGTCATCCGAGACCTGGAGTGGGTCATCTTTGATGAGGTTCACTACATCAACGATGCTGAG CGTGGAGTCGTGTGGGAGGAGGTGCTCATCATGCTTCCTGACCACGTCTCCATCATCCTTCTGAGCGCTACTGTCCCCAACGCCCTTGAATTTGCTGACTGGATTGG GAGGCTGAAGCGTCGCCAGATCTACGTGATCAGCACTGTTGCTCGCCCAGTCCCCCTGGAGCATCATCTCTTCACGGGGAACAGCCCCAAGACCCAGGGGGAGCTCTTCCTGCTGCTGGACTCCCGAGGCACCTTCCACACAAAGGG gtaCTACGCGGCTGTGGAGGCCAGGAAGGAGCGGATGAGCAAACACGCCCAGACCTTTGGGGCCAAGCAGCCCACGCATCAGGGGGGGCCTGCACAG gACCGTGGCGTGTACCTGtccctcctggcctccctccgCACCCGTGCGCAGCTGCCCGTGGTGGTGTTCACCTTCTCCCGTGGCCGCTGTGATGAGCAGGCCTCGGGCCTCACCTCCCTTGACCTCACCACGAGTTCAGAGAAGAGTGAGATTCACCTCTTCCTGCAGCGCTGCCTCGCTCGCCTCCGAGGCTCTGACCGCCAGCTGCCCCAG GTTCTGCACATGTCTGAACTCCTGCACCGCGGCCTGGGTGTGCACCACAGCGGCATCCTGCCCATCCTCAAGGAGATCGTGGAGATGCTTTTCAGCCGTGGCCTGGTCAAG GGGAAGCCGTCCCAGCTGCAGTCCCAGTTCCGCCTCACGTACACCATGATCCTCAACCTGCTGCGGGTGGATGCCCTCAGGGTGGAGGACATGATGAAGAGGAGCTTCTCTGAGTTTCCATCCCGCAAGGACAGTAAG GCCCATGAACAGACTCTGGCTGAGCTGACCAAGCGGCTGGGGGCCTTGGAGGAGCCTGATGTAACTGGCCAACTCGTTGACCTGCCTGACTATTACAGCTACGGGGAGGAACTGACAGAGACCCGGAGCCTGATCCAG CGACGCATCATAGAGTCTGTGAATGGGCTGAAATCTCTCTCAGCGGGAAGGGTGGTGATTGTGAAGAACCAGAAGCATCACAACGCACTGGGTGTGATCCTTCAG GTCTCCTCGAGCTCCACCAGCAGAGTATTCACGACTCTGGTCTTGTGTGATAAGCCCATGTCTGAGGACCCGCAGGAGAGGGGGCCAGCCTCCCCCAGTGTGCCCTACCCAGATGACCTCGTGGGATTCAGGCTGTTCCTGCCTGAAG GGCCCTGTGGCCACACTGTGGCCAAGCTCCAGCCAGGAGATGTGGCTGCCATCACCACCAAGGTGCTCCGGCTGAACGGGGAGAAGATCTTGGAGGACTTCAGCAAGAGGCAGCAACCAAAATTCAA GAAGGAGCCTCCCTCTGCGGCCGTGACAACTGCTGTCCAGGAACTACTACGTCTGGCTCAGGCCCACCCAGCAGGACCCCCTACCCTTGACCCTGTCAATGACCTGCAGCTCAAGGATGTGTCGGTGGTAGAGGCGGGGCTCCGGGTCCGGAAGCTGGAGGAGCTGATCCGGGGGGCTCAGTGTGTACACAGTCCCCGTTTCCCTGCCCAG TACCTGAAGCTGCGGGAGCGGATGCAGATACAGGAGGAGATGGAGCGGCTGCGCTTCCTGCTGTCGGATCAGTCGCTTCTGCTGCTCCCTGAGTACCACCAGCGAGTAGAG GTGCTCCGAACCCTGGGGTACGTAGATGAAGTGGGCACCGTGAAGCTGGCAGGGCGGGTGGCTTGTGCCATGAGCAGCCATGAGCTGCTCCTCACTGAACTCATGTTTGACAACGCGCTGAGCGCCCTTCGGCCCGAGGAGATCGCGGCCCTGCTCTCCGGCCTGGTCTGCCAGAGCCCCGGGGACCCTAGTGATCAGCTCCCAAGCACCCTTAAACAG GGGGTGGAACGTGTCCGGGCTGTGGCCAAGCGGATCGGTGAGGTGCAGGTGGCCTGTGGCTTGAACCAGACAGTGGAGGAATTTGTGGGAGAGCTGAATTTTGGCCTGGTCGAGGTTGTGTACGAGTGGGCCCGGGGCATG CCCTTCTCTGAGTTGGCAGGGCTCTCGGGGACCCCCGAGGGCCTGGTGGTCCGCTGCATCCAACGCCTGGCCGAGATGTGTCGCTCGCTTCGGGGGGCGGCCCGCCTGGTGGGCGAGCCTGTGCTAGGTGCCAAGATGGAGACGGCAGCCACCCTGCTACGGAGGGACATCGTCTTTGCAGCCAGCCTCTACACCCAGTGA
- the SKIC2 gene encoding superkiller complex protein 2 isoform X1, producing MMETERIVLPPPDPLDLPLRAVELGCTGRWELLNVPGAPESTLPHGLPPCAPDLQQEAEQLFLSSPAWLPLHGVEHSARKWQRKMDPWSLLATLGAPVPSDLQAQRHPTTGQILGYKEVLLENTNLSATTSLSLRRPPGPVSQSLWGNPTQYPFWPGGMDEPTITDLSTREEAEEEIDFEKDLLTVPPGFKKGVDFAPEDHPAPAPGLLSLSRLLEPLDLGGGDEDESEAVGQPGGPRRDTVSASPCSAPLARASSLENLVLQEASTAVAPPELPKPPPQEQWAIPVDVTSPVDDFYRLIPQPAFRWAFEPDVFQKQAILHLERHDSVFVAAHTSAGKTVVAEYAIALAQKHMTRTIYTSPIKALSNQKFRDFRNTFGDVGLLTGDVQLHPEASCLIMTTEILRSMLYSGSDVIRDLEWVIFDEVHYINDAERGVVWEEVLIMLPDHVSIILLSATVPNALEFADWIGRLKRRQIYVISTVARPVPLEHHLFTGNSPKTQGELFLLLDSRGTFHTKGYYAAVEARKERMSKHAQTFGAKQPTHQGGPAQDRGVYLSLLASLRTRAQLPVVVFTFSRGRCDEQASGLTSLDLTTSSEKSEIHLFLQRCLARLRGSDRQLPQVLHMSELLHRGLGVHHSGILPILKEIVEMLFSRGLVKVLFATETFAMGVNMPARTVVFDSTRKHDGSTFRDLLPGEYVQMAGRAGRRGLDPTGTVILLCKGRVPEMADLHRMMMGKPSQLQSQFRLTYTMILNLLRVDALRVEDMMKRSFSEFPSRKDSKAHEQTLAELTKRLGALEEPDVTGQLVDLPDYYSYGEELTETRSLIQRRIIESVNGLKSLSAGRVVIVKNQKHHNALGVILQVSSSSTSRVFTTLVLCDKPMSEDPQERGPASPSVPYPDDLVGFRLFLPEGPCGHTVAKLQPGDVAAITTKVLRLNGEKILEDFSKRQQPKFKKEPPSAAVTTAVQELLRLAQAHPAGPPTLDPVNDLQLKDVSVVEAGLRVRKLEELIRGAQCVHSPRFPAQYLKLRERMQIQEEMERLRFLLSDQSLLLLPEYHQRVEVLRTLGYVDEVGTVKLAGRVACAMSSHELLLTELMFDNALSALRPEEIAALLSGLVCQSPGDPSDQLPSTLKQGVERVRAVAKRIGEVQVACGLNQTVEEFVGELNFGLVEVVYEWARGMPFSELAGLSGTPEGLVVRCIQRLAEMCRSLRGAARLVGEPVLGAKMETAATLLRRDIVFAASLYTQ from the exons CTTCCCCACGGCctccctccctgtgccccagATCTGCAGCAAGAAGCAGAGCAGTTGTTTCTGTCATCTCCCGCCTGGCTGCCTCTGCACGGTGTGGAACACTCAGCCCG AAAATGGCAGAGGAAGATGGATCCTTGGTCTCTCCTGGCCACACTGGGGGCCCCAGTCCCCTCCGACCTACAGGCCCAAAGACACCCAACCACAGGCCAGATACTAGGCTACAAGGAG GTCCTGCTAGAGAATACAAACCTGTCAGCCACGACCTCCTTGTCTCTTCGCCGGCCACCCGGGCCCGTCTCCCAGTCCCTGTGGGGGAATCCAACACAGTACCCTTTCTGGCCAG GGGGAATGGATGAGCCCACCATAACAGATCTGAGCACTCGAGAGGAGGCTGAGGAGGAGATAGACTTTGAGAAAG ACCTTCTTACTGTTCCACCCGGCTTCAAGAAAGGCGTGGACTTTGCACCAGAGG ATCACCCAGCTCCAGCTCCCGGCTTGCTCAGCCTCAGCCGTCTGCTGGAGCCCCTGGATTTGGGTGGGGGCGATGAGGATGAGAGTGAGGCAGTGGGACAGCCAGGCGGTCCCAGACGGGACACTGTTTCAGCCTCTCCCTGCAGTGCTCCCCTGGCCCGAGCAAGCAGCTTGGAGAACCTAGTGTTGCAG GAAGCGTCCACAGCTGTAGCTCCCCCAGAGCTTCCCAAGCCCCCGCCTCAGGAGCAGTGGGCCATTCCTGTGGATGTCACCTCCCCTGTCGATGATTTCTACCGACTCATTCCCCAGCCAGCCTTCCGG TGGGCGTTTGAGCCAGATGTGTTTCAGAAACAGGCCATCCTACACTTGGAACGGCATGACTCGGTCTTTGTTGCGGCTCACACATCCGCAGGGAAGACGGTTGTGGCTGAATACGCCATTGCCCTTGCCCAGAAACACATGACGCG CACCATCTATACTTCGCCCATCAAGGCTCTGAGCAACCAGAAGTTCCGGGACTTCCGAAACACATTTGGGGATGTGGGACTCCTCACCGGGGACGTGCAGCTGCACCCAGAGGCCTCCTGCCTCATTATGACAACAGAGATCCTTCG CTCCATGCTGTACAGTGGCTCGGATGTCATCCGAGACCTGGAGTGGGTCATCTTTGATGAGGTTCACTACATCAACGATGCTGAG CGTGGAGTCGTGTGGGAGGAGGTGCTCATCATGCTTCCTGACCACGTCTCCATCATCCTTCTGAGCGCTACTGTCCCCAACGCCCTTGAATTTGCTGACTGGATTGG GAGGCTGAAGCGTCGCCAGATCTACGTGATCAGCACTGTTGCTCGCCCAGTCCCCCTGGAGCATCATCTCTTCACGGGGAACAGCCCCAAGACCCAGGGGGAGCTCTTCCTGCTGCTGGACTCCCGAGGCACCTTCCACACAAAGGG gtaCTACGCGGCTGTGGAGGCCAGGAAGGAGCGGATGAGCAAACACGCCCAGACCTTTGGGGCCAAGCAGCCCACGCATCAGGGGGGGCCTGCACAG gACCGTGGCGTGTACCTGtccctcctggcctccctccgCACCCGTGCGCAGCTGCCCGTGGTGGTGTTCACCTTCTCCCGTGGCCGCTGTGATGAGCAGGCCTCGGGCCTCACCTCCCTTGACCTCACCACGAGTTCAGAGAAGAGTGAGATTCACCTCTTCCTGCAGCGCTGCCTCGCTCGCCTCCGAGGCTCTGACCGCCAGCTGCCCCAG GTTCTGCACATGTCTGAACTCCTGCACCGCGGCCTGGGTGTGCACCACAGCGGCATCCTGCCCATCCTCAAGGAGATCGTGGAGATGCTTTTCAGCCGTGGCCTGGTCAAG GTCTTGTTTGCCACGGAGACCTTCGCCATGGGTGTAAATATGCCAGCCCGGACAGTGGTGTTTGACTCCACGCGTAAGCACGATGGCTCCACCTTCCGGGACCTGCTCCCTGGGGAGTATGTGCAGATGGCGGGCCGGGCGGGCCGGAGGGGCCTGGACCCCACGGGCACCGTCATCCTGCTCTGCAAGGGCCGTGTGCCCGAGATGGCGGACCTGCACCGCATGATGATG GGGAAGCCGTCCCAGCTGCAGTCCCAGTTCCGCCTCACGTACACCATGATCCTCAACCTGCTGCGGGTGGATGCCCTCAGGGTGGAGGACATGATGAAGAGGAGCTTCTCTGAGTTTCCATCCCGCAAGGACAGTAAG GCCCATGAACAGACTCTGGCTGAGCTGACCAAGCGGCTGGGGGCCTTGGAGGAGCCTGATGTAACTGGCCAACTCGTTGACCTGCCTGACTATTACAGCTACGGGGAGGAACTGACAGAGACCCGGAGCCTGATCCAG CGACGCATCATAGAGTCTGTGAATGGGCTGAAATCTCTCTCAGCGGGAAGGGTGGTGATTGTGAAGAACCAGAAGCATCACAACGCACTGGGTGTGATCCTTCAG GTCTCCTCGAGCTCCACCAGCAGAGTATTCACGACTCTGGTCTTGTGTGATAAGCCCATGTCTGAGGACCCGCAGGAGAGGGGGCCAGCCTCCCCCAGTGTGCCCTACCCAGATGACCTCGTGGGATTCAGGCTGTTCCTGCCTGAAG GGCCCTGTGGCCACACTGTGGCCAAGCTCCAGCCAGGAGATGTGGCTGCCATCACCACCAAGGTGCTCCGGCTGAACGGGGAGAAGATCTTGGAGGACTTCAGCAAGAGGCAGCAACCAAAATTCAA GAAGGAGCCTCCCTCTGCGGCCGTGACAACTGCTGTCCAGGAACTACTACGTCTGGCTCAGGCCCACCCAGCAGGACCCCCTACCCTTGACCCTGTCAATGACCTGCAGCTCAAGGATGTGTCGGTGGTAGAGGCGGGGCTCCGGGTCCGGAAGCTGGAGGAGCTGATCCGGGGGGCTCAGTGTGTACACAGTCCCCGTTTCCCTGCCCAG TACCTGAAGCTGCGGGAGCGGATGCAGATACAGGAGGAGATGGAGCGGCTGCGCTTCCTGCTGTCGGATCAGTCGCTTCTGCTGCTCCCTGAGTACCACCAGCGAGTAGAG GTGCTCCGAACCCTGGGGTACGTAGATGAAGTGGGCACCGTGAAGCTGGCAGGGCGGGTGGCTTGTGCCATGAGCAGCCATGAGCTGCTCCTCACTGAACTCATGTTTGACAACGCGCTGAGCGCCCTTCGGCCCGAGGAGATCGCGGCCCTGCTCTCCGGCCTGGTCTGCCAGAGCCCCGGGGACCCTAGTGATCAGCTCCCAAGCACCCTTAAACAG GGGGTGGAACGTGTCCGGGCTGTGGCCAAGCGGATCGGTGAGGTGCAGGTGGCCTGTGGCTTGAACCAGACAGTGGAGGAATTTGTGGGAGAGCTGAATTTTGGCCTGGTCGAGGTTGTGTACGAGTGGGCCCGGGGCATG CCCTTCTCTGAGTTGGCAGGGCTCTCGGGGACCCCCGAGGGCCTGGTGGTCCGCTGCATCCAACGCCTGGCCGAGATGTGTCGCTCGCTTCGGGGGGCGGCCCGCCTGGTGGGCGAGCCTGTGCTAGGTGCCAAGATGGAGACGGCAGCCACCCTGCTACGGAGGGACATCGTCTTTGCAGCCAGCCTCTACACCCAGTGA